Genomic DNA from Nitratidesulfovibrio vulgaris str. Hildenborough:
CAGGCGATATATGTTCGCGCCATGGCACTGACGGCTGCCCCCGACGTCACATCGCAAGAATGACTTCGGGGTGCATGTCCGTGCCCCTGCCGCACCGTATACGCAGTCCATCATCACAGAATGCGGCCCGCAGACACCTGCCCGCCAAGGAAAGCAACATGCACACCTCCGCCTGCACCGAACTCAAGGTGCTCGACCTCGTGCCCTTCGGCCTCACTTCGGGCGAGGCGCGCTTCTATGCCCTGCGCCTCGAACGGCCAGACTGGGGCACATGGGCCCCCGGCCAGTTTGTCATGCTGCGCCCCGCAGGATGGGCCCTCGACATGCTATGGGCACGTCCCTTCTCCATCTGCCGCGTCAGCCGCCGAGACCTCGTCATCTTCTTTCAGGTCGTCGGGCGGGGTACGCGCCGCCTCGCCGAATTGCATGCCGGAGACACCGTGCACGTGTGGGGACCGCTGGGCAACAGCTTCGCCGTCGAACCCGACACCCCCACGCTGCTGCTTGCCGGCGGCATCGGCATCGCCCCGTTCATCGGCTACGTCCACGAACACCCCAAGCCGTGGAACGTATGGATGGACTTCGGGCACCGCATGCCGCTGGGCTGCTA
This window encodes:
- a CDS encoding dihydroorotate dehydrogenase electron transfer subunit, with translation MHTSACTELKVLDLVPFGLTSGEARFYALRLERPDWGTWAPGQFVMLRPAGWALDMLWARPFSICRVSRRDLVIFFQVVGRGTRRLAELHAGDTVHVWGPLGNSFAVEPDTPTLLLAGGIGIAPFIGYVHEHPKPWNVWMDFGHRMPLGCYPFDSISDRIMADTHMEECPEDLQKFIDLLGSRMAEFAEKQGLVLACGPTPFLKTVRDLALHHGVRTQLSLETRMACGVGACLGCVCRTTEKWPDPAKAEGRVQTCTSGPIFWADQITFDEA